The Schistocerca americana isolate TAMUIC-IGC-003095 chromosome 8, iqSchAmer2.1, whole genome shotgun sequence genome contains the following window.
ATATGATTATGATCAAATCCGTCGTATTAACCAGTTGggaaataaagctagaaaataaCCCCAGAATATATTTTTGTTCATATACGAATAATATTAGACTGACACTGAAATTTAAAAGTCTGAAATCTAAAAAAAATAATCTCTTGGATATCGAAAAATATAGGTAAAAAAGTACAATCGAACAAAACTCAAAGTAGAGATACATAATATAAACTTAAAAAACTTGTTCAGCTTTGAAACTTCCAGACAGATCAAAACTATGGGCCTGACCGGATTCGAACCTAGAACCTacgccttttgcggacaagtgctctaccgaaatttaaaaaatttaaattttctgtggtCTCTCATGTCCCTGGTAGCCCATCCGTTCGCATTTTCCCCTAAAGATTCTCATCTGATCACGTTATTGGATTTCCTGCATTATTTGCATGCCTTGTTTTCTCATTATCCACTGGCACGACTGAAGGTTAAGTAACGTGTTTTGTAAGCTtcactttttgtgtttttgtgtgtgtaaaatgcATTCCAGCTTCAATATTCTACTAGGTAACTACTAGAAACCTCCCAGAATTAATCTTAGCACCCTAGGACTGGGACCAAGACAGAATTCGCCTTTCCAGATTGATACCTTAGTATGCAGCCGTGCCAACAGGATGTGTGTCTTGATGACAGCATGCTGCGCTGTTTCCACCCAGTTGAGTGCGAGGAGTTGCCAACTTCTGGAGAGGACGTTTTCTTGACATGGAGATTTGATGaaattttttcatttcttatatAGATAAATGAAATTTTCTACTAAATTTACAGTATTTCCCATCGCAAATGGCAATGCTAAACCTGTGGCATTGTAGAACCACAGACAATAATTCCTAGAAATGCTTTAGAATTCAGAAACAAATGAAATGTGTGTATCCCAGATTGCAGGAGTGGGTTATTTCACTGATCGAAACTAATATAGCAACAGATAGATATTTATTGAAGTGGCGCACCAGCTGTCAATAGAACAACATGACAAAGAAAGACAATGAATGGCTCTACCTCCATTTTCCATCCTTAGAACTCCATACCACTCCCACCAGTTCCGTGCGACCAATATACTTTTCTGTTATAGATGTGAAACGAGCCTTTCTTGGACCATGGGATTATTATACTCGTTACCCATATTTAACTCAGCACGTTCATTACATACACTTCCCATGGCGAGACAGAAACTGATGTATCTCCGGATAGTCCACTCAAACCATTACCACCAATCACGAATAGTATAGTTGCTTCAGGACGACTAACAGGAATTTTCGAAGGTAGTGTATGAAACACGCTGGATAGTTTGGCACCAGTATTGCCATACGGAGTGGACATGCGTCCTACAGGAGAGTCAGAGGGTACAGTAGCCGGAGGACGCTAGAATTTTGGTAAAGCTATAgacatttaatttgttcaaatggaCCACAGTATCTCTGTGGAGTGTATCCTAAGGTCATGCACTGCGTCTTTTGATCTTTCGCAGGGCATAACAGATCCTCTAGGAATTTTCCTGAAGCTCTCCAAGGTAACGACAGAACACATAGATCAGGATGGCGATTGGTGTGACCGGTCGATCACATTCTTGCGTAGAAATACTTGCAGAGAGGCCGGCAACTCACCTGGTGTCCAACGTTGTTGAGTGTCGACTGGAGAGAGTTGAGCTGTTCTTCCAGGTTGATGGACGTGGCGGCATCGTGGATGCTGTTGTTCAGGTTACGAACGAAGGTGTTGAGCTGTTCCGACACAGCGCCCTGGTGCTTCTCGGCCTGAGACAGACAAAAGCCTTCTAAAGGGAACTGCACACTGTTTGACGGACACATAAACCCTTAATGTGAGACGTAGGAAACCAGTTAAAAAAGTTTACTCAGACTCTTACCACATTATGCCATATTGTCAGAGGATATCTGGGTGTAGTATAGTGCCACAATGTTTTTCTTAATGATGGGCTGAACACTTTACAGACAACGTAATTCAAACGAAACTGATGGTTCCAGTTGACCAAATGTAGAACTATTCGTTTGCGAATTTTTCAGTGTTTCGATTGTAAACAGAGGTGGTCTACAATATAGTATTATTTGACATAGAAGAGTGAAAATAATGCTGTTTTACGCCTGCCTTGCGTACTATACTCGCCAATAAGGCAGCCAGTAATCCCTCTCTTCATAAACCCTTCAACAGGGCAGTTATAGTAACATCACCGGCCAACGTCCGTTTCTCAATACCTGCCCAACCTTACGAGACCCTGGAGCATAGGCAGTCACAACATCTGCTACATTGCTTGTCCTCTTAAAGCTGATTTTATTGTGAGCAGTTATGAGGACATCAGATGCTGTGAGCTGCTGACAAATAGTATGAGGTGCAATTAAAGGCCAGCTCTCTGTTTCGTCCGCTGTCTACAGGGTTATGGGCAGGGTTGTGGGCAAAATTATGCAAACACAAAACCACATTACCCTCCCAAACACGGCGTCggaaaaccgttgacattcaaaccagcttccagtcgtctcggaatgaataaatacaggccTTATATGGTTTTTAAGGGAGTCTTATActactcttcctgcaaaatactgacaaggtCAGGTAACTGTGATGGAGGTGGATAACGATCACATGCTCTTCTCTCCAAAGTTGACCGCAAAGGCTAAAAAATACTGAGATCTGATGtcagtggtggccaggggagatcctGGTGCTCACGAAACCAttcctggacgatgcaagctgtgtgaacagggccctATCGTCTTCGAACACAGCGTTATCACATGTTcacatgtgtgtaaattcctaagggaccaaactgcataggtcatcggtccctagacttacacactacttaaactaacctatgctcagaacaacacacacacccatgcccgagggaggactcgaacctccggcgggggggggggggggggcgcagttcgttacatgacgcctcaaacctcgCGCCCATTCCGCGCGGCGCAGCTTTATCACTGGGGGAAAAACACTGTACCgtgggatggacttgatcagccaaaatggtcccataatccttggcaataatagACCTTACAGAGTAACCAAGGAACACatggatatggctgcccaaatcatcacctaaCTCgagccatgtttcattcttggcacttaaactcggccagaagttgtaaaTAGTGTGAAACGAGATGCATTCGACCAAATGCTGTCTTTTGGTCCATAGTTCACGTTTTATTGCTTCGTTACCAGATTTTCCTGTTACggatatttgcatcactgatgagtagttttgtaattccagctcgccctgaaattccgtgcttatggagcttccttcgtgttgttttggtgatgacagggttcgcgaatgggacattcagttctgcagtgaatttttGCAGCTCACTCCTccaatttttcgtcacaatcctcttcgacTCAACACACACTATCGTCCGCGTTgcgacttagcagatgatgtttttccattttccctgTTTGCTATACCAGTATTTGATACGATGCCTCCTGGaatttcaaacacttccgctgcctgGGTCACGGGAGCACCCAGcatgcgagcaccaacaatttgcccaaatTCGAATTCGCTCATCTCCGACGTAACGCAttcacaaccacacagaacactgcCCTGCCCGTGGCAGATACTtacaatgtattgaggacattgcaaggTGCGGTTAATTTAAGTGATACATTAATTACAGTAAGTGATACACAGTTTTTCTTCCTATACTTTTATTCCTcactataaatttaatttttttttgcctTCGGTTATCTGGGAGGTAGTAATCATTCAAGTGGCTGGTACTACTGGAAGGAGACTACATACTTGTcgaccaacaaggggtgcaataaACTAGCTTTGGGAATGATAGTGGAAAATGAGATGATCTTGCGAGAAACTTGTTTCAGTGCACAACGCATCTAGGAAGTCCACTTTATGTGGGAGACTCTGTTCATCACGATGTCACACAAAGCACAATGCGAAACTTGAGTCATCTTCAGTCTGCTTAAAGTTTATCCCTTGTCTCTTTGGTCACACTGGAGAACAACGTTAGTTTTCTGTGGACATCTCCCTGCCTTAGTGTACCATGACGGCGAGCGTCACTCACCTCCTGCTTGAGTGTGGAGGTGACCTCGGCGATCTTGGTCTTGAAGGCATTAGCTTGCTCGGTGAGCAGGTTGAGGGCCTCGTCTTGCGTTGGCAGGCCCAGTGTCTCGCGGAGCTCATGGGCGGCGTTGACGATCGTGTGGTTCAGTTGCTCCACCGTCTCTGCGATGTTCACCTGGCCAGCATCTGGTCGCGCCTGTGGACAGGTGATTTGAGCCGTCAAAGAACGGAAAGAACCCTTATGTTGCTGCGCAATGCGACTTGGTGGGTTAAGTCGAAACAACAATTATTGTGGCTGTATGTATGAACTCGGGAGACCATACTtaacttacgacttgtcttagaagatacacCGAATAaaagcaaaccaacgtttctagctattgttgatttagagaaagcttttgaccatacTGACTGAAATGCATTTTTTTACGTTCTGAAGGTAGCAAGAGTAAAATACAGTGAACGAAATGTTATCTACGACTTGTATAGAAACCACTCTGCTGTTATAACAGTCgacggaaatgaaagggaagcagtagttgagaagggagtgatatgATTATAGTCTGTTTCCTGTGTaattcaatccgtacattgagcaagcactaaaaacAAAAGACTAATTAGGAAAgggaattacagttcagggagGGGAAATAAAAACAATGACTTTTGCTTATGACATTCTAATTATGTCAAAGACGGCCAATAACTTGGAAGACTGTGTCCTCAAGAGTTTATAAGACAAATATCGACAAACGTAAAAAAAGGGCAATGCAGTTTAGCCAAATTACATCAGGCGATGCTGATACAATTACataaggaaatgacacactaaaaacagtagatcagttttgctttttaagcagcaaaataagtgatgatgaccgaagtagagaggatagaaaatgcagACTGATAGTAGAAAGAAactcgtttctgaaaaagaggaatttttttAACATCGGGTATAAATGTTTTAGAGAGGTCTTTGTATGGAGTtgagccttgtacggaagtgaaacctgaacaataagaagctcagacaagaagagaataaaacctTTTGAGATgttgtgccacagaagaatgttgaaaattagacggaTAGATCGAATAATTAGTGAGCAGGTGCTGAACCGAATTGAGGAATAAGAAATTTTTGGCTCAACTTGAGTAACAGCACGTATCCGTTGATGGCACACAATCAAATAAAACTGTATGGTTCCAGGGAACTTTTCAAGTCTGAAGCATCTACgacgtatatatgcagactgaagggcAGAATTAATATTTGTACcacgggcaggattcgaacccagatacCCCACTCTCCAGGCAGATGTGCTAACTACTACGGCACCCTAGCACAGTGGcatgtttgagacttggaaaggtctctggaactatatacttttatttgattaaatCAACTATGCCTGGGTTTCAAGCAGGACACCCCGTTTCATTTGatgttgaggtgctattccaatacatttggaaagcctctgcaatgctgttagaGTTTAGGGGGCATACCAAGTGGGCAGCGGCGTGAATGGAACTTTGaattgaggagggaggtgtgctagggtagttcgTCCAATTGTGCAAAGCCACCgtaccagggtggcgtagtggttagcacatctgcctagtgagccggAGACCTGGGTTCAAAACCTGGCCTTGATACAAACTGTCATTCAATTTGCATATATACATTataggacacatactgagacatCGAAGAATCGTCATATGGTACTGGAAGGAATTTTAGGGGTACGAAATGTAGAGGGGGACCAAATCTTGGAAACAATAAGCAGgatcaagtggatgtaggtttcagtagttatgcagagaggaAGAGGCTTTCATAGGATAgactagcctggagagctgcatcagtgtAGTATTCGGATGAGCGGCCTGAACATTAATATAATAGCTAGAGGCCTTTCtgggtcgaatccgcccggcggattaacgacgagagccagtgtgccagccagcctggatgtagttttcaggtggtttttcacatcccgctaggtgaataccaggctggtttccaCGTTCCACCTCGGTTACAcccgtcgcagacatttgaaacacgtccacactatttcacgatttccaccagacgcagacagttggggtacactgattcagtcctggggggggggggggggggtgggggtggggggggggtgtacagggtggcggcaggaagggcatcccgccATCCGTAACACTAACAATATTGCCAAATCctttgtaaccacgccgaccctgtgatcgctgcgggactatggcgtaaacgaaagaaagaaagaaagaaaatcctTTCTGGGGTCCGTGATTGATCAATATCTTTTATTGTGAAGGACATGCTAAGCAGAACACAATATCTGTTTTTTATGCCTCTAATAAACGGCTTAACGCAGATTTGAAACTTATAATCACCATCGTAAAATTTCTAGATACCAGTGCCGAGGTAtatcatgccggccggtgtggccgtgcggttctaggcgcttcagcctggaaccgcgtgaccgctacggtcacaggttcgaatcctgccacgggcatggatgtgtgtgatatccttaggttagttaggtttaagtagttctaagttctaggggaatgatgaccacagatgttaagtcccatagtgctcagagccatttgaaccattttttgaaaatatgatgtTTTCTAAACATTTGATTGACTAAATATCAATTTCTTCAACTACGTTACAAATGTGGACcatattttacaaaaaatgtttcaggTCTTGCCAAGCCAAGCACAACGTGCTGTACTTACATAGCGGAGTGAGAAGTTGAAACTCATCAAATGTCCAGAAAGCATCAGGTTTCAATGAGGATTTTCTTGACCAAGAGAACTGTACGTGACGTTTTACATGATAATCTTGTCTACCAGTAGAATTTTGCTGTACGTatttttagaaaatggttcaaatggctctaagcactatgggacttaacatctgaggtcatcagtcccctagacttacaaccacttaaacctaactaacctccgtgcccgaggcaggattcgaacctgcgatcgtagcagcagcgcagttccggactgaggggcctagaaccgcccggccacagcggccggcgtatttTTTACATCAATTTGAAAATTATACTTCCTCCTGAAAGTATTCGTCAATAAAACATTTCTCACTAGAAGCAGCTTATGGTTGGTAGCATGGATTGTTTCAGTATGCGGCGGGACTTAAATAAAATAAGTTGCTCATTATTATGGTaggtcaagtaacttttattgaatgccgcGTTACACGTAAAAGTGACACAGATTAACAAAGATCGGAATGTTGTACCAGTCGTTCAGTTGCTCGACGGTAGACATGCACTCTATGGTGACGGAGCTATTCGGGACCCACTGTGTGAACTTACTCATCGTTCGAAAACTTCTTGCCGCTTAGATTTTCTTTCAGTTTGTAGAAGAGCTGGAACTCGCATGCTGCAAAATCTGGATTATATTGCGGATCAGTGGTAGCCACGTCTTTTCAGCCTTGGTGAAACTACTACGATCATTTCACTGCGAATGGACACGTCACAacatttggtccatatactgccacaatttcacggtgaatctgtgtgcaattttgcCCACAAGACTTGAATTGTCCCACACAGTTCAGCTTTGGAGTACGTTCCCAGTTGACGAGTTATTTCAATCGCACACTGTGAAACACGTGTTATCCATCCTGCAGCAGAACTGGGTCTGCAGGAAACACGGAACCTGTACTACCTTCCGATATTGCGGCACCCTTGTTGCGtcatggtcttagcgtgggacgaaatgtgtaacttactttctgacgtCCCTACGTGCATACACGATCTGAGAGATAGGGTGACTGTTTGCTGAAGACGCTGTAGCGTTCGGGACAGTGTCGTCTAAATTTATTGCAGAAAGATACAAGAGGAATTGGACATAATTCGCATTTGATGAAATGAGTGGCAGCCTGCTGTAAATGtgaaaaaagtaaattaatgcacatgcgtgcgaaaaacaatcctataacgttcgaatacagtacagGTGGTGTGCTGTTTGACACGGTCACGTCGGTGAAATATCTAGGCATATCGTTCTGAAAAGCaacgtgaaatggaacgagcacgtaagatcGGTTATAGGGAACGCCAGTGGTCCACTTCGATTTTGTTGAAGACTtacaggaaagtgta
Protein-coding sequences here:
- the LOC124545190 gene encoding apolipophorin-3b-like, with amino-acid sequence MKTLLALLMLAVACQARPDAGQVNIAETVEQLNHTIVNAAHELRETLGLPTQDEALNLLTEQANAFKTKIAEVTSTLKQEAEKHQGAVSEQLNTFVRNLNNSIHDAATSINLEEQLNSLQSTLNNVGHQWQDIASKTQVAAQDAWGPVQSALQEAAEKTKQAAANLQNSIQSAVQKPAN